The Eriocheir sinensis breed Jianghai 21 chromosome 4, ASM2467909v1, whole genome shotgun sequence genome has a segment encoding these proteins:
- the LOC127008892 gene encoding uncharacterized protein LOC127008892 isoform X3 gives MGEMRDKMCVWGSAHRINNGAESFHASLNRELKPKPGLWAFMKKMQEKISRTLTDLERVKNGVPVTRPKTVSETQRWIAETSAKLETGQLTVEEFINKMKYVGWKGVKKKQGNNVQAEADLPEADLADGDLDVDLQDINVDLLDVSLQDINAEHHLQDMLADSPPRTMPTYTLPRTRSASSTGSSTARTTSSQPTAPTLANYTPPRARSASSQQPSGTDRPPRRGRAARSTAAGSLYRPPVTRSAARTETSLRIQVDQEVVAQEEDAPVVAAQEVAGQEAAAKKKFKRCAVCLQENISVTRPIYLVPCGHGDICKECAQKVSTKNCHLCRAEIFTFVQAIAND, from the exons ATGGGTGAGATGAGGgacaaaatgtgtgtgtggggtagtGCTCATCGCATCAACAACGGTGCAGAAAGCTTTCATGCTTCTCTCAACAGAGAACTCAAGCCTAAACCTGGGCTTTGGGCCTTTATGAAGAAAATGCAAGAGAAGATCAGTCGCACCCTGACAGATCTGGAACGTGTGAAGAATGGGGTACCAGTCACCAGGCCAAAAACTGTCAGCGAAACACAGAGATGGATTGCGGAGACAAGCGCAAAACTTGAAACCGGCCAGCTCACTGTTGAAGAGTTCATCAACAAGATGAAGTATGTGGGCTGGAAGGGTGTCAAGAAGAAGCAGGGCAACAATGTCCAGGCTGAGGCCGACTTGCCTGAGGCTGATCTTGCTGATGGTGATCTTGATGTCGACCTGCAAGACATAAACGTCGACCTGTTGGATGTCAGTCTCCAGGACATCAACGCAGAACATCATTTGCAGGACATGCTTGCGGACAGTCCCCCAAGGACAATGCCAACCTACACTCTGCCAAGGACAAGGTCTGCCTCATCAACAGGTTCTTCTACAGCCAGGACAACGTCATCACAGCCAACTGCACCAACATTGGCAAACTACACTCCCCCCAGGGCAAGGTCTGCCTCCTCTCAACAGCCTTCAGGAACTGACAGGCCACCAAGGAGGGGGCGCGCGGCAAGATCTACAGCTGCAGGAAGTCTCTACAGACCACCAGTGACGCGGTCAGCAGCTAGGACAGAGACCAGCCTTCGCATTCAGGTTGACCAGGAGGTTGTTGCCCAGGAGGAGGATGCTCCGGTG GTTGCTGCCCAGGAGGTTGCTGGCCAGGAAGCTGCTGCCAAGAAAAAATTCAAGCGTTGTGCTGTCTGCTTGCAGGAGAACATCTCGGTCACACGGCCCATTTACTTGGTGCCGTGTGGCCATGGGGACATATGTAAGGAGTGTGCTCAGAAAGTTTCCACCAAGAACTGCCACCTGTGTAGGGCTGAAATCTTTACTTTTGTTCAGGCTATTGCCAACGACTAA
- the LOC127008892 gene encoding uncharacterized protein LOC127008892 isoform X1 codes for MGEMRDKMCVWGSAHRINNGAESFHASLNRELKPKPGLWAFMKKMQEKISRTLTDLERVKNGVPVTRPKTVSETQRWIAETSAKLETGQLTVEEFINKMKYVGWKGVKKKQGNNVQAEADLPEADLADGDLDVDLQDINVDLLDVSLQDINAEHHLQDMLADSPPRTMPTYTLPRTRSASSTGSSTARTTSSQPTAPTLANYTPPRARSASSQQPSGTDRPPRRGRAARSTAAGSLYRPPVTRSAARTETSLRIQVDQEVVAQEEDAPVVAAQEVAAQEVAAQEVAGQEAAAKKKFKRCAVCLQENISVTRPIYLVPCGHGDICKECAQKVSTKNCHLCRAEIFTFVQAIAND; via the coding sequence ATGGGTGAGATGAGGgacaaaatgtgtgtgtggggtagtGCTCATCGCATCAACAACGGTGCAGAAAGCTTTCATGCTTCTCTCAACAGAGAACTCAAGCCTAAACCTGGGCTTTGGGCCTTTATGAAGAAAATGCAAGAGAAGATCAGTCGCACCCTGACAGATCTGGAACGTGTGAAGAATGGGGTACCAGTCACCAGGCCAAAAACTGTCAGCGAAACACAGAGATGGATTGCGGAGACAAGCGCAAAACTTGAAACCGGCCAGCTCACTGTTGAAGAGTTCATCAACAAGATGAAGTATGTGGGCTGGAAGGGTGTCAAGAAGAAGCAGGGCAACAATGTCCAGGCTGAGGCCGACTTGCCTGAGGCTGATCTTGCTGATGGTGATCTTGATGTCGACCTGCAAGACATAAACGTCGACCTGTTGGATGTCAGTCTCCAGGACATCAACGCAGAACATCATTTGCAGGACATGCTTGCGGACAGTCCCCCAAGGACAATGCCAACCTACACTCTGCCAAGGACAAGGTCTGCCTCATCAACAGGTTCTTCTACAGCCAGGACAACGTCATCACAGCCAACTGCACCAACATTGGCAAACTACACTCCCCCCAGGGCAAGGTCTGCCTCCTCTCAACAGCCTTCAGGAACTGACAGGCCACCAAGGAGGGGGCGCGCGGCAAGATCTACAGCTGCAGGAAGTCTCTACAGACCACCAGTGACGCGGTCAGCAGCTAGGACAGAGACCAGCCTTCGCATTCAGGTTGACCAGGAGGTTGTTGCCCAGGAGGAGGATGCTCCGGTGGTTGCTGCACAGGAGGTTGCTGCCCAGGAGGTTGCTGCCCAGGAGGTTGCTGGCCAGGAAGCTGCTGCCAAGAAAAAATTCAAGCGTTGTGCTGTCTGCTTGCAGGAGAACATCTCGGTCACACGGCCCATTTACTTGGTGCCGTGTGGCCATGGGGACATATGTAAGGAGTGTGCTCAGAAAGTTTCCACCAAGAACTGCCACCTGTGTAGGGCTGAAATCTTTACTTTTGTTCAGGCTATTGCCAACGACTAA
- the LOC127008906 gene encoding thiosulfate sulfurtransferase/rhodanese-like domain-containing protein 3: protein MSDIDYSELSNNLDSVVVLDVRNRDEVEKFGQIPGSHSLPLGEMEDALQMDDDDFQDKYGFPKPTSDQKLVTSCMKGGRARKAAETLASSGIEARVYPGSFVDWKAQGGEVVDGKPHHLHH, encoded by the exons ATGTCCG ACATCGACTACTCTGAGCTCTCCAACAACCTGGACTCGGTGGTGGTGCTGGACGTGCGGAACAGGGATGAGGTGGAGAAGTTCGGCCAGATCCCCGGCTCGCACTCCCTGCCCC TGGGAGAGATGGAGGACGCCCTTCAGATGGACGACGACGACTTCCAGGACAAGTACGGGTTCCCTAAGCCCACCAGCGACCAAAAGCTGGTGACCAGCTGCATGAAGGGCGGCCGGGCAAGGAAGGCAGCCGAGACCCTGGCGAGTTCGGGAATTGAAGCAAg GGTCTACCCCGGCTCCTTCGTCGACTGGAAGGCCCAGGGTGGGGAGGTGGTTGACGGCAAGCCTCACCATCTGCACCACTAA
- the LOC127008892 gene encoding uncharacterized protein LOC127008892 isoform X2, whose translation MGEMRDKMCVWGSAHRINNGAESFHASLNRELKPKPGLWAFMKKMQEKISRTLTDLERVKNGVPVTRPKTVSETQRWIAETSAKLETGQLTVEEFINKMKYVGWKGVKKKQGNNVQAEADLPEADLADGDLDVDLQDINVDLLDVSLQDINAEHHLQDMLADSPPRTMPTYTLPRTRSASSTGSSTARTTSSQPTAPTLANYTPPRARSASSQQPSGTDRPPRRGRAARSTAAGSLYRPPVTRSAARTETSLRIQVDQEVVAQEEDAPVVAAQEVAGQEAAAKKKFKRCAVCLQENISVTRPIYLVPCGHGDICKECAQKVSTKNCHLCRAEIFTFVQAIAND comes from the exons ATGGGTGAGATGAGGgacaaaatgtgtgtgtggggtagtGCTCATCGCATCAACAACGGTGCAGAAAGCTTTCATGCTTCTCTCAACAGAGAACTCAAGCCTAAACCTGGGCTTTGGGCCTTTATGAAGAAAATGCAAGAGAAGATCAGTCGCACCCTGACAGATCTGGAACGTGTGAAGAATGGGGTACCAGTCACCAGGCCAAAAACTGTCAGCGAAACACAGAGATGGATTGCGGAGACAAGCGCAAAACTTGAAACCGGCCAGCTCACTGTTGAAGAGTTCATCAACAAGATGAAGTATGTGGGCTGGAAGGGTGTCAAGAAGAAGCAGGGCAACAATGTCCAGGCTGAGGCCGACTTGCCTGAGGCTGATCTTGCTGATGGTGATCTTGATGTCGACCTGCAAGACATAAACGTCGACCTGTTGGATGTCAGTCTCCAGGACATCAACGCAGAACATCATTTGCAGGACATGCTTGCGGACAGTCCCCCAAGGACAATGCCAACCTACACTCTGCCAAGGACAAGGTCTGCCTCATCAACAGGTTCTTCTACAGCCAGGACAACGTCATCACAGCCAACTGCACCAACATTGGCAAACTACACTCCCCCCAGGGCAAGGTCTGCCTCCTCTCAACAGCCTTCAGGAACTGACAGGCCACCAAGGAGGGGGCGCGCGGCAAGATCTACAGCTGCAGGAAGTCTCTACAGACCACCAGTGACGCGGTCAGCAGCTAGGACAGAGACCAGCCTTCGCATTCAGGTTGACCAGGAGGTTGTTGCCCAGGAGGAGGATGCTCCGGTGGTTGCTGCACAGGAG GTTGCTGGCCAGGAAGCTGCTGCCAAGAAAAAATTCAAGCGTTGTGCTGTCTGCTTGCAGGAGAACATCTCGGTCACACGGCCCATTTACTTGGTGCCGTGTGGCCATGGGGACATATGTAAGGAGTGTGCTCAGAAAGTTTCCACCAAGAACTGCCACCTGTGTAGGGCTGAAATCTTTACTTTTGTTCAGGCTATTGCCAACGACTAA